One window of the Thamnophis elegans isolate rThaEle1 chromosome 6, rThaEle1.pri, whole genome shotgun sequence genome contains the following:
- the THBD gene encoding thrombomodulin, whose amino-acid sequence MWFLLVAMGSLRAGLASPAPSPAPIPLGAQCLGSACFGLFGVSKSFAEAGGVCEEGGGHLMTVRSTVAAEAIALLVLRDRPGSAWLGLRLPGNRCVEPAKRLRGFQWVTGDERTDFQAWESDGSGAKGPTCGPTCVAVTRELKWQERACNASAEAILCEYNYTNGTCGPLPATFAITYFTPFGARESDLVASPPGTRAEVHSLGTVLECHPQGSNGSLDWGSTAPGAWACQLQNGGCDDQCFLDEQGGPFCACLEGKTLLEDQRSCWSPCASLGCQQHCVPQDDSAVCMCYEGYKLDSDGKSCLDIDDCQATPGLCEQECINTRGAFECRCWKGYDLVKGKCLPEKWGCFDLRCEHDCNLVDGEYKCTCFEGYIPDPRKPDKCLQVCNQSECAPECEPHNLNECYCPENFILDEKMDGRKVCTDIDECESGFCGSLKCINIPGGYNCICLNGLIKEEGSFCELPSEPDEFSGETETPPKSPVPPSFAPPKDGSSRGTLVAIIVSVTFTVVMLVVIICYLVKKRYAAQSISDCKSQQSESGVALQQVSPTCDSSRQKM is encoded by the coding sequence ATGTGGTTCCTCCTAGTGGCGATGGGCAGCCTGAGAGCGGGGCTGGCGTCTCCCGCACCGTCTCCGGCGCCGATCCCCTTAGGCGCGCAGTGCCTGGGCTCCGCCTGCTTCGGTTTATTCGGCGTTTCCAAGAGTTTCGCGGAGGCGGGCGGCGTGTGCGAGGAAGGCGGCGGGCACCTCATGACGGTCCGCTCCACGGTGGCGGCGGAAGCCATAGCGCTGCTGGTGCTGCGCGACCGGCCCGGCAGCGCCTGGCTCGGCTTGCGCCTGCCCGGAAACCGCTGCGTGGAGCCGGCGAAACGCCTGCGGGGATTTCAGTGGGTGACGGGCGACGAGAGGACGGACTTCCAAGCTTGGGAGAGCGACGGGTCCGGCGCAAAAGGGCCCACCTGCGGCCCCACCTGCGTGGCGGTGACTCGGGAACTGAAGTGGCAGGAGCGCGCCTGCAACGCCTCCGCCGAAGCCATCCTGTGCGAGTACAACTACACCAACGGGACCTGCGGGCCCCTGCCGGCTACCTTCGCCATCACTTACTTCACGCCCTTCGGCGCCCGAGAAAGTGATCTGGTGGCCTCTCCGCCGGGCACTAGGGCGGAGGTGCACAGTTTGGGCACCGTTCTGGAGTGCCACCCTCAGGGCAGCAACGGGTCTTTGGACTGGGGCTCAACCGCGCCCGGCGCCTGGGCTTGCCAGTTGCAAAACGGGGGCTGCGACGATCAGTGTTTTTTGGACGAGCAAGGGGGACCCTTCTGCGCCTGCCTGGAAGGCAAGACGTTGTTGGAGGACCAACGGAGCTGCTGGTCCCCCTGTGCCAGTTTAGGATGCCAGCAGCATTGTGTGCCTCAGGATGACTCCGCCGTCTGCATGTGCTATGAGGGTTATAAGCTGGATTCCGACGGCAAGAGCTGCCTGGACATCGATGACTGTCAAGCCACCCCAGGGCTTTGTGAACAGGAGTGCATTAACACTCGGGGCGCATTTGAGTGCCGCTGCTGGAAAGGCTACGATCTGGTGAAGGGCAAATGCCTCCCAGAAAAATGGGGGTGCTTTGATTTAAGGTGTGAACACGACTGCAACCTTGTTGATGGAGAGTATAAATGCACATGTTTCGAGGGATATATTCCAGACCCCAGAAAACCTGACAAGTGTCTCCAAGTCTGTAACCAGTCTGAATGTGCTCCAGAGTGTGAACCTCACAATCTAAACGAATGCTATTGTCCAGAAAACTTTATCCTTGACGAGAAAATGGATGGTAGGAAAGTATGCACAGACATCGATGAGTGTGAGTCTGGATTCTGTGGTTCCTTGAAGTGCATAAATATTCCTGGCGGTTACAACTGCATCTGTCTCAATGGACTTATTAAAGAAGAGGGCAGCTTCTGTGAGCTACCATCAGAACCAGATGAGTTTTCAGGTGAAACTGAAACTCCTCCCAAATCACCTGTTCCTCCTTCCTTTGCCCCACCAAAGGATGGGAGCAGCCGAGGGACATTGGTTGCGATCATTGTTAGCGTAACCTTTACGGTTGTGATGTTGGTAGTTATTATCTGCTACCTGGTGAAGAAACGCTATGCTGCGCAAAGCATATCAGACTGCAAATCCCAGCAGTCTGAAAGTGGTGTGGCTCTTCAGCAAGTTAGTCCGACGTGTGACTCTTCCAGACAGAAAATGTAG
- the CD93 gene encoding complement component C1q receptor yields the protein MGIPPQVFRLLLLLLLGLTVEPSEEVEALCSGTTCYTLNFGRLSWMEAQQKCKDNGGNLMTLKSHEEALFVPQLLAKRPEGEEAGTVSEVRLWIGLHRKKGKCYEKHRPLKGFRWVTGGEDTHYSKWGQEPRETCLSNMCVTLQGSPFSSQELFWVDSLCGSATAGLSGFLCKFSFQGMCRPLVLAGPGVVSYSTPFGVATDFLVTVPFGSTAEVACEPLGEEIPNSFLVCKPQPNSNVSEWSSPGPFCASLTYGCSYNNGGCEHECLGQGKGLFQCACRSGYQLGRDHLSCVPVDYCSSNPCQGQCKPYPGGFQCLCASGYILADDERSCIDVNECDAPQSPCEQICVNTKGSFTCHCNRGYMPAESDHQACQDIDECARNTPCDQICVNTHGSFHCSCQPGYQLEGINSSSCLDMDECQEDLCEHMCINQVGSYRCSCRDGWILAPNGISCLTDPTSSTSSLSTQGGEWIPTDIHPASELPALLTDPSLQAELVGVSATQDSTLQPPVVSSALEDKPHIRDERIDKKSHGSKQFLYLILGGVGVLFLVSFALAWVIYKKIKAKEVKKNSKTVTDNYSWVPDQGESRAAGSKEGL from the coding sequence ATGGGGATTCCTCCGCAGGTATTTCggttgctgctgcttcttcttttgGGACTGACAGTTGAGCCCAGTGAAGAGGTAGAGGCTTTGTGTTCTGGGACCACTTGCTACACACTGAATTTTGGACGGTTGAGTTGGATGGAAGCTCAGCAAAAGTGCAAGGACAACGGAGGTAACCTGATGACTCTGAAAAGCCACGAGGAGGCTCTGTTTGTCCCACAGCTGCTCGCCAAGAGGCCCGAAGGGGAAGAAGCTGGCACAGTTTCAGAGGTAAGATTGTGGATTGGGCTTCACCGAAAGAAAGGCAAATGCTACGAGAAACATCGTCCATTGAAGGGCTTCCGCTGGGTGACAGGTGGTGAGGACACCCACTACTCCAAATGGGGACAGGAACCCCGGGAAACATGCTTGTCAAATATGTGTGTGACCCTTCAGGGGTCTCCCTTCTCATCTCAGGAACTGTTTTGGGTAGACAGCCTCTGTGGCAGTGCAACTGCTGGATTGTCAGGCTTCTTGTGCAAGTTCAGTTTCCAGGGAATGTGCCGTCCACTTGTACTGGCGGGGCCAGGCGTGGTCAGCTACAGTACTCCTTTTGGTGTAGCCACTGATTTCCTTGTCACTGTACCCTTTGGCTCCACAGCTGAAGTAGCATGTGAGCCCCTAGGAGAGGAGATACCTAACAGCTTCCTTGTGTGCAAGCCACAGCCGAACAGCAATGTCTCCGAATGGAGCAGCCCAGGCCCATTTTGTGCTTCGCTCACTTACGGTTGCAGCTACAACAATGGGGGTTGTGAACATGAGTGTCTCGGTCAAGGCAAGGGTTTGTTTCAATGTGCATGCCGCTCAGGATACCAACTTGGAAGGGATCATCTTTCCTGTGTCCCCGTGGACTACTGCAGCTCCAATCCATGTCAAGGACAGTGTAAACCATACCCCGGGGGCTTCCAATGCCTCTGTGCTTCCGGTTATATTTTGGCTGATGATGAGCGGAGCTGCATAGATGTGAATGAGTGTGATGCGCCTCAAAGTCCTTGTGAACAAATCTGTGTGAATACCAAGGGGTCCTTCACATGTCATTGCAACCGAGGCTATATGCCTGCTGAGTCTGACCACCAGGCATGCCAGGACATTGATGAGTGTGCGAGGAACACACCATGTGACCAGATTTGTGTAAATACTCATGGCTCCTTCCACTGCTCTTGCCAGCCAGGATACCAGCTGGAAGGTATTAATAGCTCTTCTTGCCTTGATATGGACGAGTGTCAGGAAGACCTTTGCGAACATATGTGCATCAATCAAGTTGGCAGCTACCGGTGCTCTTGTAGAGACGGATGGATTTTGGCACCCAATGGGATCTCTTGTCTCACAGATCCAACAAGCAGCACCTCTTCACTATCCACTCAGGGAGGAGAATGGATTCCAACAGATATTCATCCTGCTTCGGAGTTGCCAGCCCTGCTGACTGATCCTTCACTTCAAGCTGAGCTAGTAGGAGTCTCTGCCACCCAGGATTCCACCCTTCAGCCACCTGTGGTCAGCAGTGCACTGGAGGACAAACCCCACATCAGAGATGAGAGGATAGATAAGAAAAGTCATGGCTCCAAGCAATTTTTATATCTTATCTTGGGCGGTGTGGGTGTTTTATTCCTGGTGTCTTTTGCCCTAGCTTGGGTCATCTACAAGAAAATAAAAGCCAAGGAAGTCAAGAAAAATTCTAAGACTGTCACGGATAATTACTCTTGGGTACCAGATCAAGGAGAGAGCAGGGCAGCAGGAAGCAAGGAGGGCTTGTAG